In a single window of the Antennarius striatus isolate MH-2024 chromosome 3, ASM4005453v1, whole genome shotgun sequence genome:
- the LOC137593241 gene encoding hydroxycarboxylic acid receptor 2-like has translation MLCYFNGTVLINVLPTILMTEIVLGITGNGLALWIFCFHMRPWKSSTVLLFNLAVADFLLILALPFRASYYISGIKWMFGDTLCKTCLFMLAMNRSGSTFFLMAIAADRFMRVVYPHHPINTLSVFKATCGALVLWLVTISMTVHVFNLATNNTTYCESFMIDSEPHRNLNWHKFEFLLSFIIPLLVIFYCTVLIINHLRMSRLARHATIKKTLCFLSIVAVLFFVCFLPSNIMQVLIWIKTHKLASSPLVSEVCPALEDLSNAFYITVSLTYLNSVLDPVVYYFSSPAFSRICRKILNLHQESITESTPREAASQSISQL, from the coding sequence ATGCTGTGCTATTTTAATGGGACTGTATTAATCAATGTTCTCCCTACAATTTTGATGACAGAAATTGTTTTAGGAATAACTGGAAATGGTTTGGCTCTCTGGATCTTCTGCTTCCACATGAGGCCCTGGAAGAGCAGCACAGTTTTACTCTTCAACCTGGCAGTGGCTGACTTTCTGCTCATCTTGGCCTTGCCCTTCCGTGCCAGCTACTACATCTCTGGGATCAAGTGGATGTTTGGAGACACGCTCTGCAAAACTTGCCTCTTCATGCTGGCAATGAACCGCAGCGGAAGTACCTTCTTCTTGATGGCTATTGCTGCAGACAGGTTCATGCGTGTGGTGTATCCTCATCATCCCATCAACACTCTGAGTGTCTTTAAAGCCACGTGTGGAGCACTTGTGCTGTGGTTGGTGACCATCTCCATGACTGTTCATGTCTTCAACTTGGCGACCAATAACACAACCTACTGCGAGAGCTTCATGATTGACTCTGAACCTCATCGTAATCTAAACTGGCATAAGTTTGAGTTCCTCTTGTCCTTTATCATTCCTCTGCTGGTGATTTTCTACTGCACAGTACTCATTATTAACCACCTGAGAATGAGTAGATTGGCTCGACATGCAACCATTAAGAAAACCTTGTGCTTCCTTTCGATAGTCGCTGTGctcttctttgtttgtttccttccaAGCAACATTATGCAAGTGCTAATCTGGATCAAGACCCACAAATTAGCCAGCAGCCCACTTGTTTCTGAAGTGTGTCCTGCCCTGGAAGACCTGTCCAATGCATTTTATATCACTGTCAGCCTGACCTATCTCAACAGTGTGTTGGACCCTGTAGTTTACTACTTCTCCAGTCCTGCCTTCAGCAGGATCTGCAGGAAAATTCTCAATCTACACCAGGAGAGCATCACTGAGTCGACACCTCGAGAAGCAGCGTCCCAGTCCATCAGCCAGCTGTGA